The DNA segment GTCGCCATCACGGAGGCCGAGGAGGCCAAGCAGTCATGAACTCCCTGATCAAACTGGAACTGACCCGCGCCCTGCGCAACCGCAAGTTCCTGTTCTTCTCGGTGATCTACCCCTCGGCCCTGTTCCTGCTCATCGCGGGCAACGCCGACTCCAAGACGAAGATCGACGGCAGCGGTCTCACCCTGCCGACGTACATGATGGTCTCCATGGCCTCCTTCGGCGCCCTGACCGCCGTGCTCATGGGCAACAGCGAGCGCATCGCCAAGGAACGCGAGAGCGGCTGGGTACGGCAGCTGCGGCTGACCACCCTGCCGGGGCGCGGCTACGTGCTCGCCAAGACCGCGAGCGCCGCGGTGGTGAGCCTGCCGTCCATCGTCATCGTCTTCGTCGTCGCCGCCGTCGTGAAGGACGTCCGCCTGGACGCCTGGCAGTGGCTCGCCCTCACCGGCGCCATCTGGGCCGGCAGCCTGGTCTTCGCCGCGCTCGGCGTCGCCATCGGCTACCTCGCGAGCGGGGACGCGGTCCGCCCGATCACGATGATCACCTACTTCGGCCTGTCCATGCTCGGCGGCCTGTGGATGCCCACCACGACCTTCCCGGACTGGCTCCAGGACATCGCCAAGTGGCTGCCGACGCACGCGTACGCTGCCATGGGGCGGGCGATCGAGCAGAGCCAGGCCCCGCAGGCCCAGGACATCGCCATCCTCGCCGTCTTCTTCGTCCTCTTCGCGGGCGGCGCGGCCTGGCTGTACCGGAAGGACACGCTGAAGGCGTGAGCACCATGACGGAAGACCCGCGGACCGGCGAGCCGGGGCCGACGCACCAGGTGCGAATGGGCCAGCCGCCCCGCACCCGGCGCGAGCTGCTGGTCAAGGTGCTGTGGATCGGCGTCTGGCTGGTGTTCCTCAGCTCGCCGATCGACGACCTGACCAGCGGCCGCCACACCACGGGCGGCACCGTCGCCGGGGCGCTCGGGCTGACCGCCTTCGTGGTGGTCTACCTGTCCCTGGTCTTCCGGAACATGGGCCGGGCGTTCTCGGGCCGGCTCGTCATCGTCCCGCTGGTGCTGCTCGGCGTCCTCGCCCCGGTGCTGGCCTACACCCTCGGCAGCCCCTGGCTCGGCCTCTTCGTCTACCTCTCGGTGGCCTGCGGGGCGACCCTGCCCGCGCGCGCCGCCGGGTGGGCGATCCCGGCCACGGGCGCCGTGATGTATTTCGTCGGCCTCCACTCCAGCGAGCAGGAGGCCCGCGGTCTGCTGGCCCTGGTGGTGCTCATCGGGTTCGCCATGGTCGGCGTCGGCCAGCTCATCCGCACCACCATCGAGCTGCGCAAGGCCCGGGCCACCGTCGCCCAGCTCGCCGCCAACGAGGAACGCCTGCGGCTCGCCCGCGACCTGCACGACCTGCTCGGCCACTCGCTCTCCCTGATCACGCTCAAGAGCGAGCTCGCCGGCCGGATGCTGCCGGACCACCCCGAGAAGGCGGCCCAGCAGGTCGCCGACATCGAACAGGTCAGCCGTCAGGCCCTGGTCGACGTCCGCGAGGCCGTCACCGGCTACCGCCGCCCCCGCCTCGCCGACGAACTCGCCGGCACCCAGGTCGCGCTCACCGCGGCCGGGGTCGCGGCCGAGGTACCCGCCGAACCGGACCTCACCGGCACCCCCGAGGAGGCCGAGGCCGCGCTCGCCTGGGCGCTGCGCGAGGCGGTCACCAACGTGGTCCGGCACAGCGGCGCCGACCGGTGCACGGTGGAGCTGCTGCGCCGCCAGACGCTCGACGGCCCGGTCCTCGAACTCGCCGTCGAGGACAACGGTTCCGGCGGCTCCGGGACCGGCCCGGGCAACGGCCTGACCGGTCTGACCGAGCGCCTGGAGAAGGCCGGCGGCAGCCTGGAGGCGGGCCGGGCGAAGCATGGGTTCCGGCTGGTCGCCCGGGTCCCCGTCACCCCGTCGGCGGACATAGGATCCGGGGCATGACGAGCCCGATCAAGGTCCTCCTCGCCGAGGACCAGTCCATGGTCCGCGAGGCACTGGCCGCCCTGCTCGGCCTGGAGGACGACATCGAGGTCGTCGCCCAGGTCGCGCGCGGCGACGAGGTGGTGGCGGCCGTCGGCGAGCACGGTGTGGACGTGGCGCTGCTCGACATCGAGATGCCCGGCTGCACCGGCATCGAGGCGGCGGCCCGGGTGCACCGCGAGCACCCCGGCGTGAAGCTCGTCATCCTCACCACCTTCGGCCGCCCCGGCTATCTGCGCAGTGCCATGGAGGCGGGCGCCGACGCCTTCCTCGTCAAGGACGCCCCGGCCGCCCAGCTCGCCGCCGCGGTCCGCAAGGTGCTCTCCGGCGAGCGCGTCATCGATCCCACCCTGGCCGCGGCGGCCCTGGCCGAGGGCGCCAACCCGCTCACCGACCGCGAACGCGAGGTGCTCCGCGCGGCGGCCGACGGCTCTACCAACGCGGAGCTGGCCCGCGCCCTGCACCTCTCCCAGGGCACGGTCCGCAACTACCTCTCCACCGCCATCCAGAAACTGGCCGTACGCAACCGCGCGGAGGCCGTGCGCATCGCCCGGGAAAAGGGCTGGCTGTGACCTAGGGGGTGTCGTTTGGATCAGCTCGGGTCCGCGAGGCCCGGCACGGCACCTCGCCGCACGGCCGAATCGCCCACGTACGCCCAGTACGAGGACGATCCGGCCGCACGCCGAGGCACCGCACCGGACGCCGCGGCCTGATCCACGAAGATCGAAGAGACACCCCCTGGACGCCGGGGGATATGATCACCGGCAAGGCGGGGTCGTAGCACAGAGGTAGCGCGCCGTGAGGCCATCCCGGAGGACGCCGGTTCGAATCCGGCCGCCCCGCCCCTCACACGGCTCAGTTGAGCAGGGAGCGCGCGGCCCGCGCCTCCGCCCGGGCGCGCTCCTCGGTCTCGGGGTCGACCACCCCCACCAGCTCGGCGTAGGCCTCCAACTCCGCCGCGCCTTCCGTGTACGCGCCCCGCCGCACCAGGAGCTGCGCCCGCTCGTAACGCAGCCGCGCCGGATGCGAGGGCAGCAGCAGGGCCAGCTCCACCGCCCACAGCGCGACGTCCGACCGCTCGGGCCGGGCGGCGGCCCACGCCCGCACGTTGTTCAGGATCCGCTGCACCACCTGCAGCGGCGTCGTGGGCACCAGCATGGAGGGGTGCAGCGGCGCTCCCGTGGACCCCACCACGAGCAGCTCGGCGTCCGTGCCGGTCAGCACCCGGCCCCCGTCGAACGGATCGGCCAGGACCCGCTCCTCGGCCGGCCCGAACCCGACCACGAAGTGCCCCGGAAGCGCGACCCCGTACACCGGGGCCCCCGCCCGCCGGGCCACCTCCAGCCACACCACCGACAGCAGGATCGGCAGCCCGCGCCGCCGCCGCAGCACCTCGTGCAGCAGCGAGGACTCCAGCCGGTCGTAGTCGCCCGCCGACCCGGAGAACCCGTACCGCTCACCCAGCAGCCGGCACAGCGCCTCCGCCCACGCGCGCGGCCCGCCCGGCCGGTACGGCACCTGCCCGGCGAGGCGGTCCAGCTCCATCTCCGCCGCGTCGATCCCGGCCTCGTCCAGCGAGCCGT comes from the Streptomyces sp. NBC_00820 genome and includes:
- a CDS encoding ABC transporter permease — translated: MNSLIKLELTRALRNRKFLFFSVIYPSALFLLIAGNADSKTKIDGSGLTLPTYMMVSMASFGALTAVLMGNSERIAKERESGWVRQLRLTTLPGRGYVLAKTASAAVVSLPSIVIVFVVAAVVKDVRLDAWQWLALTGAIWAGSLVFAALGVAIGYLASGDAVRPITMITYFGLSMLGGLWMPTTTFPDWLQDIAKWLPTHAYAAMGRAIEQSQAPQAQDIAILAVFFVLFAGGAAWLYRKDTLKA
- a CDS encoding sensor histidine kinase → MTEDPRTGEPGPTHQVRMGQPPRTRRELLVKVLWIGVWLVFLSSPIDDLTSGRHTTGGTVAGALGLTAFVVVYLSLVFRNMGRAFSGRLVIVPLVLLGVLAPVLAYTLGSPWLGLFVYLSVACGATLPARAAGWAIPATGAVMYFVGLHSSEQEARGLLALVVLIGFAMVGVGQLIRTTIELRKARATVAQLAANEERLRLARDLHDLLGHSLSLITLKSELAGRMLPDHPEKAAQQVADIEQVSRQALVDVREAVTGYRRPRLADELAGTQVALTAAGVAAEVPAEPDLTGTPEEAEAALAWALREAVTNVVRHSGADRCTVELLRRQTLDGPVLELAVEDNGSGGSGTGPGNGLTGLTERLEKAGGSLEAGRAKHGFRLVARVPVTPSADIGSGA
- a CDS encoding response regulator transcription factor, whose amino-acid sequence is MTSPIKVLLAEDQSMVREALAALLGLEDDIEVVAQVARGDEVVAAVGEHGVDVALLDIEMPGCTGIEAAARVHREHPGVKLVILTTFGRPGYLRSAMEAGADAFLVKDAPAAQLAAAVRKVLSGERVIDPTLAAAALAEGANPLTDREREVLRAAADGSTNAELARALHLSQGTVRNYLSTAIQKLAVRNRAEAVRIAREKGWL
- a CDS encoding SirB1 family protein; the encoded protein is MNAYEPPRRPPYLPPPYPPSPGRSAEVRRRFAEEARSERPDLSALCLLLGAEADGSLDEAGIDAAEMELDRLAGQVPYRPGGPRAWAEALCRLLGERYGFSGSAGDYDRLESSLLHEVLRRRRGLPILLSVVWLEVARRAGAPVYGVALPGHFVVGFGPAEERVLADPFDGGRVLTGTDAELLVVGSTGAPLHPSMLVPTTPLQVVQRILNNVRAWAAARPERSDVALWAVELALLLPSHPARLRYERAQLLVRRGAYTEGAAELEAYAELVGVVDPETEERARAEARAARSLLN